DNA sequence from the Calditrichota bacterium genome:
TCAGCGCTCTATGAAATTTGGAGTTATTGCCAATCTTGCTTCTTCCATCAGCCACGAAATAAAAAATCCTTTGTCTTCAATGGCTATCCATGCAGAAATCTTGAATGTGCGCATGCAGGATCTGGAGATTGAAAACAAAGATGTTGTTGATAAATCCCTGGAAGTAATTCAAACCGAGGTAAAGAGGCTAAACCGAATTATTTCACAATTTTTTAATCTTGCGCGCATTAAAAAAACGGATTTAATGTTGATCGATGTTAATAAAATTATTGAAGATGTTTTAACCCTTGTCAGCCAGCAAGCTATTGAACGAAACATAAAAGTTGAAATGGATTTAAGTGATAATCTCGAACGCGTTTATGGCGATGCTGACCAGTTGAAGCAGGTAATCTTAAACATCACACTAAACTCATTCCAGGCGATTCATCATGATGGAATAACTAAAATCCGTACATTAATGAAACCGGCATCCATTGTTGTTGAAATTGAGGATAATGGTTCGGGTATGACTCCTGAAACCCAGGAACGTCTGTTTGAACTTTATTACACAACTAAGCACGATGGCGGTGGAATCGGTATGGCGATTTGCAAAAACATTGTTGAAGCCCACGAAGGAAAAATCACTTTTAAAAGCGTAGTAGATAAGGGCACTACATTCCATATTGAATTACCCAGAAAAGATAAAACACAACAGCTGAAAGCATCGGCTGAGCGGAATCAAGTGAAATAATGATGTCTTTTTTGGAATGCATTGACTGTGTCATAGCATGAATCAACACAGTTGATTCTCTCCAAATCAGAGCAAAATTATTCTTTTAACTTAAATTCTGTTGTTAAAACAAGGAATCAGTATTTTAACTACATCTTTAAACTCGACCCCCCTCGTCTCAATAATTATGGCGGTTCAAGATACAGAACCATACTTGCCGGCCTGCCTTGATTCGATCATCGCACAAACTTATACCAACTGGGAGTTGATTGCGGTTAACGATCATTCCACGGATCGAACTCCTGAAATTTTAAAGGAGTATTCAAAAAAAGATAATCGCATTCGCGTATATGATAGCGGCGATAATTATAAACTTATTCCAACTTTACAGGTGGCTTACAAACAATGTCGTGGCGAATTAATAAACCGCATGGATTCTGATGATAAAATGCCAGATTATAAAATTCAGCTGTTGGTGGATGAATGGCAAAAGTATGGCAAGGGGACGATTATTGCAGGGGGTACAGAGCATTTTGTAGACGAAGGTGAAGTTGGCGATGGCTTTCTTCGATATGAGCGTTGGCTGAATGAAGTTGCAAAAAATGGTACTCATTATCAGGAAATTTACCAGGAGTGCGTCATCCCTTCTCATTGCTGGATAATTCATAAAGATGACTTTGACCTGGTGGGTGCATTTGATCCCATCGTCTATCCTGAAGATTATGATCTTTGTTTCCGCTTCTACCGCGAAGGTCTAAATGTTGTTGGAATTGACAGAATTTTGCATTTCTGGCGTGATAGGTCCAACCGTATTTCACGCACTTGGGAGGAATACAAAGACAACCGCTACTTCGATCTAAAACTAAGATATTTTTATGAGTTGGACCGCGATAGAAAGCGACCATTGGTTTTATGGGGTGCCGGGCGCAATGGCAAAGATATGGCCAAATTGCTTCTGGCAAACAATGATTCATTTCACTGGGTGTGCGATAATCAGCGCAAAATTGGTGAGCATGTTTATGGTGTAAAAATGGAACATTTCAATACAATCCCTGAACGAGATAATCCACAAATAATAATTGTAGTTTCATCCCCGGATGGAAAAGTGAGCATTCGAAAACAATTGCAGGAATGGAGAAAAGAACCGGTTAAAGATTTCTGGTTTTTTGCCTGAAGAAATTTCAGTGAGCTATGCAGTAGGTTTCTACAAAGCATATTAAAATGAGATCCTTCACTTCCGTTCAGGATGACAAAACTGGTTTGTCATTCAGAGCGAAACGCAATGCAGCGAAGAATCTCATACAGAAAATTTAAGAGTTAAAAATTATACTTATTATCCTCAATTAGTTTGTCGGCGATACGGCGACGCGCAGCAACAACGTTAAGACCTGCAACTTTTGTAAATCTTTTTAGGCCCATCATCAACCCTTTATTCTCATCGCCTTCTGCAAAACTGTTTATCGCATCAATCCCTTCTTTGTAAATTCTAAAAGAAGCATCATAAACCCAAACATCCAAAATATCTTTGTATAAGCTTAATTTATTTTCATCATACATTTTACTTAGCTTTTGCACCCGCAACATTACGGACTCAGCCGTATAAAGCTGCATAATTATATTAGAAAAGTTGAATAATAATTCCTGTTCCTGCATTAAGGCAACCTGGTACTTTTTCATTGCAGCACCGGCTATCAGTAAAACAGTTTTTTTGAAATTGGAAACAATTTGTTTTTTTGTGGAAAAATAATCTAAATCTTGTTCTTCAGAAGGTTCCATTATTTCTTTTGCCACTTCTTTGGCCGGAGTCAGCAAATCAATCTCGCCTTTCATGCCGCGTTTTAAAATTTCCCCGATTATAACAGTGCGGTTGATTTCATTTGTCCCTTCAAAAATACGGTTGATTCGCGAATCCCGATATGCTTTTTCAACCTGGGTTTCCTGTGAATAGCCCATCCCACCATAAATCTGAACGCCTTCATCCACAACATAATCCAGCATTTCAGAACCAAAAACTTTGCTGATCGATGCTTCAATCCCAAACTGCCGAATGCCCTCAACAATTGCTTTATCTTTTTCCATTCCGCTGTCCTGCAAAGCTTGTGTGGCATTTTCGATGTCATTGCTAATTCGGTAAGTAAGCGATTCATTAGCAAAAGTACGGATAACCTGTTCAGCCATTTTGTATTTCATAGCAGGAAAAGAGGAGATATATTGTCCAAACTGTTTACGCTCATTGGAATACCGGACGGATTCATTGATTACATTTTTACATGCACCAATAGTTGCTCCGGCCAGTTTAATCCGACCAAAGTTTAGAATATATAAAGCAATTTTAAAGCCATTGCCTCGCTCACCCAGTAAATTCTCAACCGGCACTTTTACATCTTCTAAAAAGATTTGAGTTGTAGAGGAACCCTGGATACCCATCTTTTCTTCATCAGGTGCTATTTCAACACCCTCCGAGTTACGCTCAACAATAAAAGCGCTCAGGTTTTTATCATCATCTATTTTTGCAAACACCGTCAAAATATTGGCAATACCACCATTTGTGATCCACATTTTTACACCATTTAAAATGTAGTGTTTGCCATCGTCGCTTAAAACAGCTTTTGTTGTACCGGAATTTGCATCCGAGCCGGCATCAGGTTCAGTGAGGCAATACGCCCCGATGTGTTCGCCGCTTGCAAGTTTTGGAATATATTTTTTCTTTTGCTCCTCATTGCCAAAATAAAGGATTGGTAAAGTGCTGATTCCGGTATGGGCGGAAAAGGCAACAGAAAAAGCAAAACCTTTTCCAATGGCTTCAACCACGCGCATGGAAGTTAAAAAACTTTGTCCAAAACCATCATATTCTTCCGGGACTGAAACACCAAGTAAGCCAATTTCTCCGGCTTCCTTCATTAATTTGTCGAGTAGTTCTCGGTCGTGTTTGTCCAGCTGATCAATAACCGGGAAAACAGATTTATCGGTAAATTCGTGAGCGGTCTGAAACATCATATTCTGTTCTTCATCAAACTCTTCGGGAATAAAAATATCATCCGCATTGATTTCTTTAATCAAGAATTCCCCGCCTTTTAAAATATCTTTCATTTTATTCCTCCGTTTAAATTTGGATTTTTTTAAATGAATTAATGATTGTTCGTACCGTCAAACATTTAATTTTTCTGTAATCAGAATGCTTTATGTTTCTCGATCCATGGCCTGAATTTCGTCAATCTCTTCCTGGATAAGTTCTTTAACATGATTAAATATTTTTAAGAAATTATCTTTTTCAGGCTTACTTAAGCGCCTGGCCATTTTATCATTAAAACTCAGGATAATTTCACTGGCTTTTTTTCTTTTAGCGATACCTTCTTTTGTTAAGAAAACCCTCATCACGCGTCTGTCATCTTCGCAGGTTGTTCTTTCAATCAACCCTTTTTCTTCTATGCTTTTTAACAATCGGCTTAAACTTGTGGATTCTACACCAAGCAATGAGGCTAATTGTGTAACGGGTGTTCCACCTTTTTCAATATTGATGAGGACATATCCAATTACCTGAGAGATATCATGTTGCATTGCTTTAAGGTTGTACATTTTAGCAAGCAGATGCCAGGTTGACTTGATGTGATAATCGAAGGTTTCTTTCATTCTCTTTCCTGTTTTTTACTATGCACGTCAAGTAATTTAAATTCTTTACTATGCATGTCAAGGATTTTAAAATTTTTTACAGGTTTGTTATATATTA
Encoded proteins:
- a CDS encoding glycosyltransferase family 2 protein; amino-acid sequence: MAVQDTEPYLPACLDSIIAQTYTNWELIAVNDHSTDRTPEILKEYSKKDNRIRVYDSGDNYKLIPTLQVAYKQCRGELINRMDSDDKMPDYKIQLLVDEWQKYGKGTIIAGGTEHFVDEGEVGDGFLRYERWLNEVAKNGTHYQEIYQECVIPSHCWIIHKDDFDLVGAFDPIVYPEDYDLCFRFYREGLNVVGIDRILHFWRDRSNRISRTWEEYKDNRYFDLKLRYFYELDRDRKRPLVLWGAGRNGKDMAKLLLANNDSFHWVCDNQRKIGEHVYGVKMEHFNTIPERDNPQIIIVVSSPDGKVSIRKQLQEWRKEPVKDFWFFA
- a CDS encoding acyl-CoA dehydrogenase; translation: MKDILKGGEFLIKEINADDIFIPEEFDEEQNMMFQTAHEFTDKSVFPVIDQLDKHDRELLDKLMKEAGEIGLLGVSVPEEYDGFGQSFLTSMRVVEAIGKGFAFSVAFSAHTGISTLPILYFGNEEQKKKYIPKLASGEHIGAYCLTEPDAGSDANSGTTKAVLSDDGKHYILNGVKMWITNGGIANILTVFAKIDDDKNLSAFIVERNSEGVEIAPDEEKMGIQGSSTTQIFLEDVKVPVENLLGERGNGFKIALYILNFGRIKLAGATIGACKNVINESVRYSNERKQFGQYISSFPAMKYKMAEQVIRTFANESLTYRISNDIENATQALQDSGMEKDKAIVEGIRQFGIEASISKVFGSEMLDYVVDEGVQIYGGMGYSQETQVEKAYRDSRINRIFEGTNEINRTVIIGEILKRGMKGEIDLLTPAKEVAKEIMEPSEEQDLDYFSTKKQIVSNFKKTVLLIAGAAMKKYQVALMQEQELLFNFSNIIMQLYTAESVMLRVQKLSKMYDENKLSLYKDILDVWVYDASFRIYKEGIDAINSFAEGDENKGLMMGLKRFTKVAGLNVVAARRRIADKLIEDNKYNF
- a CDS encoding MarR family transcriptional regulator — encoded protein: MKETFDYHIKSTWHLLAKMYNLKAMQHDISQVIGYVLINIEKGGTPVTQLASLLGVESTSLSRLLKSIEEKGLIERTTCEDDRRVMRVFLTKEGIAKRKKASEIILSFNDKMARRLSKPEKDNFLKIFNHVKELIQEEIDEIQAMDRET